In the genome of Methanoregula sp., one region contains:
- the tsaA gene encoding tRNA (N6-threonylcarbamoyladenosine(37)-N6)-methyltransferase TrmO → MNPHAKSVISFTPIGIIHSPFTEPAGMPIQPAGAAGVRGTIVLDEKFREGLRDLCGFSRIILIYHLHRSQGYALDVIPFLDTVPHGIFATRAPRRPNAIGLSVVKLLAVNGCELVIEGIDVVDGTPLLDIKPYVPEFDCFPDEKSGWFAGCRDAVTRMRADERFCGKGE, encoded by the coding sequence ATGAATCCACATGCCAAATCCGTAATTTCCTTTACTCCCATAGGGATCATCCACTCACCGTTCACTGAACCTGCTGGTATGCCGATCCAGCCTGCGGGTGCGGCCGGGGTGAGGGGCACTATTGTTCTCGATGAGAAATTCCGGGAAGGCCTGCGCGACCTGTGCGGTTTTTCGCGGATCATCCTGATTTACCACCTCCACCGTTCGCAGGGTTACGCGCTCGATGTGATTCCATTTCTTGATACCGTACCGCATGGGATCTTCGCAACCCGGGCTCCCCGCCGCCCGAACGCGATCGGCCTCTCGGTCGTGAAGCTCCTTGCGGTGAACGGCTGCGAGCTGGTTATTGAGGGGATTGACGTAGTTGACGGCACGCCCCTCCTTGACATCAAGCCGTACGTGCCGGAGTTCGATTGCTTTCCTGACGAGAAGTCCGGGTGGTTTGCCGGTTGCCGGGATGCTGTCACCCGTATGCGAGCGGATGAGCGGTTTTGCGGGAAGGGGGAGTGA
- a CDS encoding metal-dependent hydrolase, whose translation MITRHHVALVILCTIILCSALVPSEPVLILVICLGACTGAILPDIQMKKPQGVQIRTVAWGITRFSSILCTPVICWSYQVLSGRTFHAGDKRLTHSVPGILFLGAIFAVFLLIPALIVMGSAYLYLPVAFLCGLMLGMVLHLVGDLCTRKGITHLFPFSTTRISGSIRPCDTSDRRIAQFHFYHCSVAAIILMFQYLGNGQSTSSVPACVFALGSCLGMMCWSSDVSMSAEHIIRDWAAEIRTPIRLDPFIVQENPGRSSSRLMMGVYYLIKTNDDS comes from the coding sequence ATGATCACCCGGCACCATGTAGCACTCGTAATCCTTTGCACGATTATACTCTGCAGTGCGCTGGTGCCTTCTGAACCGGTTCTCATACTGGTGATCTGCCTTGGTGCCTGCACAGGTGCCATACTGCCGGACATCCAGATGAAAAAACCGCAGGGCGTTCAGATCCGGACGGTTGCGTGGGGGATCACCCGGTTCAGCAGTATCCTGTGCACACCGGTAATCTGCTGGTCGTATCAAGTCCTGTCCGGGCGCACATTTCATGCCGGGGACAAGCGGTTGACTCACTCGGTCCCCGGCATACTGTTCCTGGGGGCCATCTTTGCAGTATTCCTGCTCATTCCTGCACTCATTGTTATGGGCAGCGCGTACCTGTACCTTCCCGTTGCATTCCTCTGTGGCCTTATGCTCGGGATGGTCCTGCACCTTGTCGGGGACCTGTGTACACGGAAAGGGATCACACACCTCTTTCCATTCAGCACAACGAGAATATCCGGTTCAATCCGGCCCTGTGATACATCCGACCGGAGGATTGCACAGTTCCATTTCTATCATTGTTCGGTGGCAGCGATCATCCTTATGTTCCAGTACCTCGGCAACGGGCAAAGTACCTCATCGGTGCCTGCCTGTGTATTTGCGCTGGGCTCATGCCTGGGAATGATGTGCTGGTCATCGGATGTGAGCATGTCTGCTGAACATATCATCAGAGACTGGGCAGCAGAGATACGCACACCCATCCGGTTGGATCCGTTCATTGTCCAGGAAAATCCCGGTCGTTCCTCTTCACGACTCATGATGGGTGTGTACTATTTAATAAAAACAAACGATGACAGTTGA